A window of the Hordeum vulgare subsp. vulgare chromosome 5H, MorexV3_pseudomolecules_assembly, whole genome shotgun sequence genome harbors these coding sequences:
- the LOC123397694 gene encoding nuclear pore complex protein NUP1-like isoform X1, translating into MASRGGYEGGSATGGKIRRRPPFRAAAASPYARPAAPIHPASRCSEGSGWLARLISGGASRLLSSVFRKPAPQLAAPTLWEPALVDAPYSPPPPPLENDILEEENGGGTANNLSTDNPENSAIDGDDCLSSCCNGSMDLEELLKQKTFTRSEFEYLTGLLRSRTIGSNTVQSEINNIKQTLSPKKEKGSRDLPVDFSIRSYNVADQVASPAELAKAYMGSRCSEGPPLRLRLHKPSSLSVKSIESGTIQIAKSPKAPLLGSSRLSASTPFDRLGSNYRTPNKSAIHKMSSSPYFKAPVSSTDICGTVSSSYQTANSIHTFGRQLLKRKNIALNNETDSVGPIRKMHQRYNRVSSLSETWPGYREYPGSHATKLDEDFEHSTQTQKRLCLAEVDNGTLGICGNNFVQAPAQSTEMAAKILKQLDTLVSSPSEKESSPEMKQKLGNALDVEDSISQRKEISSQGSLLESSSSFIQEYSLLKNRNVAAIFAPTAIDVKTVDAMSNGSALPGSKSSSELITSPKDSLELDHCSGSIEIEKSYSPVQEHTANNSGTTNKENPPAVSLRSYSPSNLMLSSEIKQTKMLSSSNGFSFPVMAPPVAHSQAPPTPTMASPPALHVGKHKSSALPSVPVTSVENAPWILRQVSEESSVSDKHNKKLNGEIPPISSKGAGHVASFTSNPVTLSNGLAHTSKSTASAVLASDGSNNSFLSTNTVSSTSLLPPFSSQPGLETSFTSAQKFGGIQFKAEPIITLPFSMHSNSTGGSFTFSNTGPSSSSTSSKTFASITSQLAKAPTSGSANAPYNFSPNFGGASLLAAQDKSKVGSSTAALNFSPHFGSVNLVASLDKSKVTSPESMLLAGNQFARPGNSNSLCTQSSATKSDLMSPDKSNMGSLPFGSAPLSPSTFSSSSVVSSTAASGSASVTTTTPPPVPFMASSALGSSKAFSVSPIFGSNPITTAPSSFGMLNNGSAMPFSPSSTVFSFTSATHIIPDPPPSTPLFGSTIPTFGFSTGADQMNGGQTTVGNNQTPFATASPFGFQSNSLSTQAFSMPASQFASTSTTSPGIFQFGQQSQASSGVFSVGTVRDNDKSGRRIVKVKRKK; encoded by the exons ATGGCGTCTCGGGGAGGTTACGAAGGCGGCTCCGCCACGGGAGGCAAGATCCGTAGGCGCCCTCCCTTCCGCGCCGCAGCTGCGTCACCCTATGCGCGCCCGGCTGCCCCTATTCACCCAGCGTCACGCTGCAGCGAAGGGAGTGGCTGGCTCGCCCGTCTCATCTCCGGTGGCGCATCGCGTCTCCTCTCCTCTGTGTTTCGCAAGCCGGCTCCGCAGCTCGCTGCGCCTACGCTTTGGGAACCGGCGTTGGTCGACGCTCCttactcgccgccgccgccgcctttaG AGAACGACATTCTTGAAGAAGAAAACGGAGGAGGGACTGCTAAT AATCTGTCTACTGATAATCCTGAAAATTCTGCCATTGATGGAGATGATTGTCTAAGTTCTTGTTGCAATGGTAGTATGGATCTTGAAGAATTGTTGAAGCAGAAGACCTTTACAAG GAGTGAGTTTGAATATTTGACTGGGTTGTTGCGATCCAGAACTATTGGATCCAATACAGTGCAGTCAGAAATTAATAATATAAAGCAAACATTGTCTCCTAAGAAGGAAAAGGGGTCTAGAGACTTACCTGTTGATTTCTCCATTAGATCATACAATGTCGCT GATCAAGTTGCTTCACCTGCAGAACTTGCAAAGGCATATATGGGTTCAAGATGCTCAGAGGGGCCACCGTTACGCCTTAGATTGCATAAACCCTCCTCCCTTTCTGTCAAATCAATAGAATCTGGCACCATACAAATAGCTAAATCTCCAAAGGCCCCACTTCTCGGAAGTTCAAGATTGTCTGCTTCCACACCCTTTGATCGCCTTGGAAGCAACTATAGGACACCAAATAAATCAGCAATACACAAAATGTCATCATCTCCTTATTTTAAG GCTCCTGTTTCTTCCACAGACATATGTGGTACTGTATCTTCATCTTATCAGACTGCAAACAGCATTCATACGTTTGGCAGGCAG CTCCTTAAGAGGAAGAATATTGCTCTCAACAATGAAACTGACTCTGTTGGCCCCATACGCAAAATGCACCAAAGATACAACAGAGTATCATCACTCTCGGAAACATGGCCTGGTTATCGTGAGTATCCTGGTAGTCATGCAACCAAACTGGATGAAGATTTCGAACACtccacacaaacacaaaagcgtcTGTGTCTGGCTGAAGTTGACAATGGCACTCTAGGTATCTGTGGCAACAACTTTGTTCAAGCACCAGCTCAATCAACTGAGATGGCTGCAAAGATATTGAAACAACTTGATACACTAGTGTCTTCACCTTCAGAGAAGGAAAGCTCACCAGAAATGAAGCAAAAGCTTGGAAATGCCCTGGATGTTGAGGATTCTATTTCTCAGAGAAAGGAAATATCATCTCAGGGCAGCCTTTTGGAATCATCTTCGTCATTCATCCAGGAGTATTCTTTACTCAAGAACAGAAATGTTGCTGCTATATTCGCCCCAACTGCAATAGATGTCAAGACTGTTGATGCTATGTCAAACGGTTCTGCCCTCCCAGGAAGTAAATCATCCTCTGAATTAATAACTTCACCCAAG GATTCTCTGGAGTTGGACCACTGCAGTGGAAGTATTGAAATTGAGAAAAGCTACTCACCAGTCCAGGAACATACTGCTAACAATTCTGGAACAACAAATAAGGAGAATCCCCCAGCAGTCTCTTTGCGAAGCTATTCTCCTTCCAATCTGATGTTATCTAGTgaaataaaacaaacaaaaatgCTGTCTTCATCAAATGGTTTCTCATTCCCTGTCATGGCTCCACCGGTTGCTCACTCGCAGGCCCCTCCAACGCCTACTATGGCATCTCCACCTGCACTACATGTTGGAAAGCACAAATCTTCTGCACTACCCAGTGTGCCAGTTACTTCTGTGGAAAATGCTCCATG GATTTTGAGACAAGTTTCAGAAGAAAGCTCAGTTTCAGACAAGCACAACAAGAAGTTAAATGGAGAAATTCCACCGATTTCTTCCAAGGGTGCTGGACATGTTGCATCATTCACCAGTAACCCTGTAACCTTAAGTAATGGGCTAGCACATACATCAAAATCAACTGCCTCTGCTGTTCTGGCTTCTGATGGATCGAACAACTCATTTTTGTCTACAAATACTgtctcatcaacttctttattgccGCCATTCTCGTCTCAACCTGGTCTTGAGACCTCATTCACTTCAGCACAGAAATTTGGTGGTATTCAATTTAAAGCAGAGCCTATCATAACATTGCCATTCAGCATGCACAGCAATTCAACTGGAGGTAGTTTCACTTTCTCTAATACTGGTCCAAGTAGTTCATCGACATCATCAAAAACATTTGCCAGCATAACTTCCCAATTGGCTAAAGCACCAACATCTGGAAGTGCCAATGCACCTTACAATTTCTCGCCAAACTTTGGTGGTGCAAGTTTGTTAGCTGCCCAGGACAAATCCAAGGTAGGAAGCAGCACTGCCGCACTTAATTTCTCTCCGCACTTTGGCAGTGTGAATTTGGTCGCTTCTCTGGATAAGTCCAAAGTGACATCACCTGAATCAATGTTGTTGGCTGGAAACCAGTTTGCCCGACCAGGAAATAGCAATTCATTGTGCACACAGAGTTCAGCAACTAAGTCCGACTTGATGTCTCCGGACAAATCAAACATGGGGAGCTTACCATTTGGTTCAGCACCTCTGAGCCCTAGTACTTTCAGTTCGAGCTCTGTAGTTTCTTCCACAGCTGCTTCGGGCTCGGCCTCTGTGACTACAACTACTCCACCGCCTGTGCCGTTTATGGCTTCTTCTGCTTTGGGATCTAGCAAGGCATTCTCAGTGTCACCAATATTTGGCAGCAATCCAATCACGACTGCTCCATCATCGTTTGGCATGCTGAATAATGGTTCTGCTATGCCCTTTAGCCCCTCCAGCACTGTATTTTCATTCACTTCGGCTACACATATAATACCAGATCCACCACCCTCAACACCACTATTTGGTAGCACGATCCCAACTTTTGGTTTCAGTACAGGAGCTGATCAGATGAATGGGGGGCAGACGACTGTGGGGAATAACCAGACTCCTTTTGCTACGGCCTCACCATTTGGCTTTCAGAGCAATTCACTGTCAACTCAAGCTTTCAGCATGCCAGCTTCTCAATTCGCTTCCACTTCAACCACCTCACCTGGCATTTTCCAGTTTGGCCAGCAGAGTCAAGCTTCTTCAGGTGTTTTTTCAGTGGGCACTGTCCGTGACAATGACAAGTCTGGCAGAAGAATTGTCAAGGTAAAGAGAAAGAAATAG
- the LOC123397694 gene encoding nuclear pore complex protein NUP1-like isoform X2 has protein sequence MASRGGYEGGSATGGKIRRRPPFRAAAASPYARPAAPIHPASRCSEGSGWLARLISGGASRLLSSVFRKPAPQLAAPTLWEPALVDAPYSPPPPPLENDILEEENGGGTANNLSTDNPENSAIDGDDCLSSCCNGSMDLEELLKQKTFTRSEFEYLTGLLRSRTIGSNTVQSEINNIKQTLSPKKEKGSRDLPVDFSIRSYNVADQVASPAELAKAYMGSRCSEGPPLRLRLHKPSSLSVKSIESGTIQIAKSPKAPLLGSSRLSASTPFDRLGSNYRTPNKSAIHKMSSSPYFKLLKRKNIALNNETDSVGPIRKMHQRYNRVSSLSETWPGYREYPGSHATKLDEDFEHSTQTQKRLCLAEVDNGTLGICGNNFVQAPAQSTEMAAKILKQLDTLVSSPSEKESSPEMKQKLGNALDVEDSISQRKEISSQGSLLESSSSFIQEYSLLKNRNVAAIFAPTAIDVKTVDAMSNGSALPGSKSSSELITSPKDSLELDHCSGSIEIEKSYSPVQEHTANNSGTTNKENPPAVSLRSYSPSNLMLSSEIKQTKMLSSSNGFSFPVMAPPVAHSQAPPTPTMASPPALHVGKHKSSALPSVPVTSVENAPWILRQVSEESSVSDKHNKKLNGEIPPISSKGAGHVASFTSNPVTLSNGLAHTSKSTASAVLASDGSNNSFLSTNTVSSTSLLPPFSSQPGLETSFTSAQKFGGIQFKAEPIITLPFSMHSNSTGGSFTFSNTGPSSSSTSSKTFASITSQLAKAPTSGSANAPYNFSPNFGGASLLAAQDKSKVGSSTAALNFSPHFGSVNLVASLDKSKVTSPESMLLAGNQFARPGNSNSLCTQSSATKSDLMSPDKSNMGSLPFGSAPLSPSTFSSSSVVSSTAASGSASVTTTTPPPVPFMASSALGSSKAFSVSPIFGSNPITTAPSSFGMLNNGSAMPFSPSSTVFSFTSATHIIPDPPPSTPLFGSTIPTFGFSTGADQMNGGQTTVGNNQTPFATASPFGFQSNSLSTQAFSMPASQFASTSTTSPGIFQFGQQSQASSGVFSVGTVRDNDKSGRRIVKVKRKK, from the exons ATGGCGTCTCGGGGAGGTTACGAAGGCGGCTCCGCCACGGGAGGCAAGATCCGTAGGCGCCCTCCCTTCCGCGCCGCAGCTGCGTCACCCTATGCGCGCCCGGCTGCCCCTATTCACCCAGCGTCACGCTGCAGCGAAGGGAGTGGCTGGCTCGCCCGTCTCATCTCCGGTGGCGCATCGCGTCTCCTCTCCTCTGTGTTTCGCAAGCCGGCTCCGCAGCTCGCTGCGCCTACGCTTTGGGAACCGGCGTTGGTCGACGCTCCttactcgccgccgccgccgcctttaG AGAACGACATTCTTGAAGAAGAAAACGGAGGAGGGACTGCTAAT AATCTGTCTACTGATAATCCTGAAAATTCTGCCATTGATGGAGATGATTGTCTAAGTTCTTGTTGCAATGGTAGTATGGATCTTGAAGAATTGTTGAAGCAGAAGACCTTTACAAG GAGTGAGTTTGAATATTTGACTGGGTTGTTGCGATCCAGAACTATTGGATCCAATACAGTGCAGTCAGAAATTAATAATATAAAGCAAACATTGTCTCCTAAGAAGGAAAAGGGGTCTAGAGACTTACCTGTTGATTTCTCCATTAGATCATACAATGTCGCT GATCAAGTTGCTTCACCTGCAGAACTTGCAAAGGCATATATGGGTTCAAGATGCTCAGAGGGGCCACCGTTACGCCTTAGATTGCATAAACCCTCCTCCCTTTCTGTCAAATCAATAGAATCTGGCACCATACAAATAGCTAAATCTCCAAAGGCCCCACTTCTCGGAAGTTCAAGATTGTCTGCTTCCACACCCTTTGATCGCCTTGGAAGCAACTATAGGACACCAAATAAATCAGCAATACACAAAATGTCATCATCTCCTTATTTTAAG CTCCTTAAGAGGAAGAATATTGCTCTCAACAATGAAACTGACTCTGTTGGCCCCATACGCAAAATGCACCAAAGATACAACAGAGTATCATCACTCTCGGAAACATGGCCTGGTTATCGTGAGTATCCTGGTAGTCATGCAACCAAACTGGATGAAGATTTCGAACACtccacacaaacacaaaagcgtcTGTGTCTGGCTGAAGTTGACAATGGCACTCTAGGTATCTGTGGCAACAACTTTGTTCAAGCACCAGCTCAATCAACTGAGATGGCTGCAAAGATATTGAAACAACTTGATACACTAGTGTCTTCACCTTCAGAGAAGGAAAGCTCACCAGAAATGAAGCAAAAGCTTGGAAATGCCCTGGATGTTGAGGATTCTATTTCTCAGAGAAAGGAAATATCATCTCAGGGCAGCCTTTTGGAATCATCTTCGTCATTCATCCAGGAGTATTCTTTACTCAAGAACAGAAATGTTGCTGCTATATTCGCCCCAACTGCAATAGATGTCAAGACTGTTGATGCTATGTCAAACGGTTCTGCCCTCCCAGGAAGTAAATCATCCTCTGAATTAATAACTTCACCCAAG GATTCTCTGGAGTTGGACCACTGCAGTGGAAGTATTGAAATTGAGAAAAGCTACTCACCAGTCCAGGAACATACTGCTAACAATTCTGGAACAACAAATAAGGAGAATCCCCCAGCAGTCTCTTTGCGAAGCTATTCTCCTTCCAATCTGATGTTATCTAGTgaaataaaacaaacaaaaatgCTGTCTTCATCAAATGGTTTCTCATTCCCTGTCATGGCTCCACCGGTTGCTCACTCGCAGGCCCCTCCAACGCCTACTATGGCATCTCCACCTGCACTACATGTTGGAAAGCACAAATCTTCTGCACTACCCAGTGTGCCAGTTACTTCTGTGGAAAATGCTCCATG GATTTTGAGACAAGTTTCAGAAGAAAGCTCAGTTTCAGACAAGCACAACAAGAAGTTAAATGGAGAAATTCCACCGATTTCTTCCAAGGGTGCTGGACATGTTGCATCATTCACCAGTAACCCTGTAACCTTAAGTAATGGGCTAGCACATACATCAAAATCAACTGCCTCTGCTGTTCTGGCTTCTGATGGATCGAACAACTCATTTTTGTCTACAAATACTgtctcatcaacttctttattgccGCCATTCTCGTCTCAACCTGGTCTTGAGACCTCATTCACTTCAGCACAGAAATTTGGTGGTATTCAATTTAAAGCAGAGCCTATCATAACATTGCCATTCAGCATGCACAGCAATTCAACTGGAGGTAGTTTCACTTTCTCTAATACTGGTCCAAGTAGTTCATCGACATCATCAAAAACATTTGCCAGCATAACTTCCCAATTGGCTAAAGCACCAACATCTGGAAGTGCCAATGCACCTTACAATTTCTCGCCAAACTTTGGTGGTGCAAGTTTGTTAGCTGCCCAGGACAAATCCAAGGTAGGAAGCAGCACTGCCGCACTTAATTTCTCTCCGCACTTTGGCAGTGTGAATTTGGTCGCTTCTCTGGATAAGTCCAAAGTGACATCACCTGAATCAATGTTGTTGGCTGGAAACCAGTTTGCCCGACCAGGAAATAGCAATTCATTGTGCACACAGAGTTCAGCAACTAAGTCCGACTTGATGTCTCCGGACAAATCAAACATGGGGAGCTTACCATTTGGTTCAGCACCTCTGAGCCCTAGTACTTTCAGTTCGAGCTCTGTAGTTTCTTCCACAGCTGCTTCGGGCTCGGCCTCTGTGACTACAACTACTCCACCGCCTGTGCCGTTTATGGCTTCTTCTGCTTTGGGATCTAGCAAGGCATTCTCAGTGTCACCAATATTTGGCAGCAATCCAATCACGACTGCTCCATCATCGTTTGGCATGCTGAATAATGGTTCTGCTATGCCCTTTAGCCCCTCCAGCACTGTATTTTCATTCACTTCGGCTACACATATAATACCAGATCCACCACCCTCAACACCACTATTTGGTAGCACGATCCCAACTTTTGGTTTCAGTACAGGAGCTGATCAGATGAATGGGGGGCAGACGACTGTGGGGAATAACCAGACTCCTTTTGCTACGGCCTCACCATTTGGCTTTCAGAGCAATTCACTGTCAACTCAAGCTTTCAGCATGCCAGCTTCTCAATTCGCTTCCACTTCAACCACCTCACCTGGCATTTTCCAGTTTGGCCAGCAGAGTCAAGCTTCTTCAGGTGTTTTTTCAGTGGGCACTGTCCGTGACAATGACAAGTCTGGCAGAAGAATTGTCAAGGTAAAGAGAAAGAAATAG